The DNA window TGCGTGAGTACGGTTGACGACGGAAAGCTGCAATTTGCACGGGTTGCGCAGCCGCCGGTATTCGACTCTTGGCTGGGACGCGACGACCGCAGCTACGATGCAAATGAGTCCACATTGGCCGGCTACATCAAGAGCGCGCAACCAGTGGTGAACCCAGACTTAAGCACGATCGGGGGCCAGGACATGGCGGCGTTACGGCGCAGCCTCGGCTCGAGTGTCCACTTTCCGATCACGTTCGCAGGAAAGCCGGCCACGATCAGCTACTGGAGCAAGGAAAAGAATGCCTTCTCCCAGCCGGCTATCGACTTTCTGCGCGAGGTAACGGCGCGAGTCAGCGCTGGAAGCAGTCCGTAGTCAGTACCGAGCGGTTGGGCGCGCACTGACATTCTGAGCGCGTGAGTGCGGGCGGCCGAAGTCCGTCGAGATTGCCGGCGGTGCTTAATAGCGGCTCGGCGGAACGTAGCCCGAGTCGATGGCGGGCAGCGGTCTTACCGTGGTGGGGGCAGACGCTGGCAAATCGGTTGCGGTTACCACCGTCGCCTGGCCTTGGAACTGGTCCGGCGAAGGGGGCACAGCAGGCGCGGCGCCCAGCGAGTTCGATGCCACTGTCGGCGCGCTGGTCATGCGCGTGACGGCCGCCGGTCGCGAGGCAACGCGCGCCGTAGAAATGTCCTTCATGGGCGGCGTGGGATCCGTCGGAGCCTGGGCCGTGATCGCCTTCACACTTTCGGCCGACGCCGGCTCGGCCAGTTGCGCGCTGGCGAGTTGTTCGCGGGGTTCTTCTTCCGCGGTAAGCTGGTCGAGCCAGTCGCGGGCCTCGGTCAGGCCGGGATCTTGTTGCACGGCCGCAGTGAACTGTTCTACCGCGGCCTGTTGTTTGCCGCGCTGCGTGAGCAGCACGCCCACGTTGTAGTGAGCGATCGGATCGCCGTAGACGGCTGCGATTTGCTTCACGGCCTGATCGACGCGCCCGACTTCGACGAGGACGGTAGCGATATTGTTGCGGTACAGCTCCCGATCGGGCTGCAGCTTCACGGCCTTGTCGAGATACTCAATTGCCTGGTCGAACTTTCCTTGCCGCGCAAAACATAGCCCCAGGTCGTTGGCGACCGAGGCATCTTCGGGATGCGCCTTGAAAGCCCGCACATAGTATTCGGTCGCCTTGACTTTCTGTCCCTGGCGATCGAGCACGTGGGCGTATCCGACCAGCGCCGGAGCGAAGTCCGGATCGATCGCGAGCGCCTTGTTGTACTGCTCGATGGCCCGATCATAGCTGCCCGTTTGTTCGTGGACGCGTGCCAGCGAGACAAAGAAGTCGGCGCCCGGCCCTTCATCCTTTTTGTCGAACGGCCACCAGTACCAGGGCTTCTCGGTGACGTGCTCGGTCGGTTCGGGCTTTGGCTTAAAGGCGGCGCTGACTTTATCGGTGCCGGCCTTAAAGCTCTTGGTGATCGACGCGCCAAAGCCCGTCTCGTCGGGGGTGGATGCCGAGGGAGTGGCGGGCGTTTTACCGAAGTTGGGATCCTTGGAAGTCGTGGTTACACAGCCGGCCAGGGCCACACCCGCGCAGGTGACCAGCGCGGCGCGGGTCCACAAGCGGCGTCGGCCTCCGCCAGCAAACAAGCTGCGGCCGCGTGCTTTCGAATCGAGTTTGCGTTGATAAGCCATCACGGTTATCTCGAAAAGAACGACTTCGCAGGTCCGTATATTGATCGGCTCGGATGTAGCATTTGCTACACGAGAACCGAGTAATTGGCGAACCCAAGAAAGGCGTAGGGATTAGAACAGGGAGGGCTGGCAAATGGGGCAATTTTGTGTCGCCCGCGGAGATTGCCGTACTCGTTTAAACAGAGGGTGTTATTGTCCGTGCCGAGCCCCTCGCGTGTGCTGCATGGATTACGCCACACGTTGGCAAAATCATTGTCCAGGCGCACCTGAACCAGACGAGCCGCCGCTCGAAGTCGAACTTTCGTCCGTCGGAATGCGCGGATCCGGAATGGTCGCTTGATAGCGTCGCGTGACTTCATCGATGTACATGGCCGACGCCCCGCGAGGCTTCTCATAGGTCTCGAAAATCGGTACGGGCGGCCTGTCGCCGAGCACTATGGAAACCGCCTCCTGAACGCTGCCGATGCGGCCCGCCGTAACCGACGGATCGACGTCGCGGAGGATGAATATGGCCCGATACGCAACAGGCGACTCGTTGATAATCGCGGCGACCTTCAGCCGCCCGGCCTCGGTCAACTTCGTGGAGTCGTCCTCGAAATGATGATCGCTGAGCGTATTCTGAATGCGCCAGCCGTTCGCCGTGCAAACATCGAACGGGATTCGCGTGGTGACACGATCGGCTGCCACAAAGGGATCGGGCCAGTTGTTGTTCCGTTTGAAATCGCGGCAAACGGACATCCACGCCCTTTTAAAGATGTTGGGTTTGGGCTCGGTCGTGGCCGCGTCGTCGTAGGTCTCGTCTGTGGCCATATTGGAATCTTGCGCGTAGGCGCAAACGCCGGGCAACATTGCCAGGGCCACCAGCGGAGCAAACAAAGAGCGGCGGGTCAT is part of the Pirellulales bacterium genome and encodes:
- a CDS encoding tetratricopeptide repeat protein, whose amino-acid sequence is MAYQRKLDSKARGRSLFAGGGRRRLWTRAALVTCAGVALAGCVTTTSKDPNFGKTPATPSASTPDETGFGASITKSFKAGTDKVSAAFKPKPEPTEHVTEKPWYWWPFDKKDEGPGADFFVSLARVHEQTGSYDRAIEQYNKALAIDPDFAPALVGYAHVLDRQGQKVKATEYYVRAFKAHPEDASVANDLGLCFARQGKFDQAIEYLDKAVKLQPDRELYRNNIATVLVEVGRVDQAVKQIAAVYGDPIAHYNVGVLLTQRGKQQAAVEQFTAAVQQDPGLTEARDWLDQLTAEEEPREQLASAQLAEPASAESVKAITAQAPTDPTPPMKDISTARVASRPAAVTRMTSAPTVASNSLGAAPAVPPSPDQFQGQATVVTATDLPASAPTTVRPLPAIDSGYVPPSRY